In Onychostoma macrolepis isolate SWU-2019 chromosome 17, ASM1243209v1, whole genome shotgun sequence, the DNA window gAATAATGGAAATAATGGGAATAATGGAAATAAAGGAAATAAAGGAAATAATGGGAATAATGGAACTAATTGTAATAATGGTAATAATGGAAATAATGGGAATAATggaaataattgtaataatgggaataattgtaataatggaAATAATggaaataattgtaataatggtAATAATGGAAATAATGGCAATAATGGCAATAATGGAAATAATGGAACTAATTGTAATAATGGTAATAATGGAAATAATGGGAATGATGGGAATACGTGTAATTGGATGTGTGTAACCTGTGTTGATGGAAGATCAACCACTGTCATACCACTGTCATACAACACATCTCACAATCCAACTACAAATTCAACATCACATTTGATAACTCACAATCCCACATCAACTCTCAAACCATATGATGCAACTCGCAGTCCAACTACAGTTAAGGAAGGATATACTGATCCATCAAAGGCATCGTAAGTGTGCAGTTACCTGTAGATATCAAGTCTAAAACCTGTTACAGAATACCATGTGATTCAATCCATTTTACAGAGAAGCCTTGGACAATCTGGAGTCTCAGATGGAAGAGATggaaaaaagcaataaaagcaGTGAGGCTATTGTCACGGAGGATGGTGTTGGTTTTCTTCATGTACAAGCCAAGAACACAGAAACCAAAGACATCAACATATGCTACTCTTCAGATCATGCTATGGTAAAACCTAAGAGCTAAGATGCATTAAAACATTGTATGATTCATTCAGTTATCATGACAATTCTTCTTTTCACAGGTTGTTGACAGTCAAAGTGACCTGAATACAAGCTGTTCCTGGTTAGCAAAGATTTCCAAGGAGGCTTTTGATAAATCACGTCTTCAAAataatggaagtgcatttgttgGAGTTCTACGTTTCAAAAACTTGAGAAATAAGGTACTGTATGCatctatgattttttttttatttatttttttttactttaagtcTTGTatggaaatattaaaaaaaataaaataaataaaaatctacttTTAGACAAACCTTTTTGATCTGCTATATTGAcacacattaatattttattcatgatTGTTCTTTCCTGGTTTCTGATTTAGAATCAAACTATAAATCAGACTGTTTTGAACAACGAGGTTTATGGAATAACAATGAGGGCCAACATCTCCAACCTTACCGACAACATTGAGATGTTCTTTACAAATAATGATAAGGTTATGAAGGTTTTGTTTCAGAACTTATTTGTTATAATGACCAGacaatgtggaaaaaaaaaaaaataaactttacttGTTCTTTCAGGAAAGTAAGGTGTCCTGCAGCTCTTGGCATGGCAaaggtattttaaattaaattatatatatttatttatggctGTACTGATCAGTTTTAacaaaacagtttattttatatgattcatttttttataatcaGTTTCATTTGTCACTCTCTTTTCTCTGAAGGCAAACTTAATTGGACAATGTTTGGCTGTGAGACAGTAAGAATCAACAACACCACCATAAAGTGCTCCTGCTCACATCTGACGTTCTTTGCAGTGCTGATGGTGAGAAGCTTCTGAGAAGAAGAACTTACACTTTCATCattcatgtttcatttaaagATTAAATGAAACTGTCAAGCAAAGATCAAATGGTGCTGTCATCATATCTTCTTCAGTTCAGAATCAGTGCAACAGAATAAGAGTCCTCTGTTGCTGATAGTTAAAGTATTTATTGCAACTCCTACATTACATATCTCTCTCTTATCAAACAACCAAGCTGAAaaatggcttgacacaaacaTACTGGGGCAGTGCCTAGACAGGGCttacttctgtgtaggcatagattctctatgCCAAATATTAGGTTCTTATTGCAGAAATGTGTACTTCGCATCTGCACCCACATTACTCTTTTAGTTTATTTGTAAAAGAATGCActgcatgaatgcatttacattatagtgaagtGCAGACCAGTATTGATTTTAGTGTGAATAAGCAGCAGTCATAACTTATTTTAGACAGtgagtttatttcatcaataatGACTataaattgatttcattttagacGCAAAATGGCATGTTTTATCTGATAGAGCAAAGTGATAAAACAATTTATGAATCACAACCTGCCAAATTGGCTACtgttgatatatttaaaaatgaaagaccTTAATAACAAGATCAGATTTTCGCCAAAAAAATCCTCCTGCTGATCTGTTTTGTGTTCTGTTTTCTCTGATTCCTCAGTCTCCACCAGATGCAAACATCACAGCGCAGGATCTGGAATCACTGACTTATATCACTTATATCGGCTGCGGCATCTCCA includes these proteins:
- the LOC131523360 gene encoding adhesion G-protein coupled receptor G5-like isoform X1; the protein is MCVTCVDGRSTTVIPLSYNTSHNPTTNSTSHLITHNPTSTLKPYDATRSPTTVKEGYTDPSKASEALDNLESQMEEMEKSNKSSEAIVTEDGVGFLHVQAKNTETKDINICYSSDHAMVVDSQSDLNTSCSWLAKISKEAFDKSRLQNNGSAFVGVLRFKNLRNKNQTINQTVLNNEVYGITMRANISNLTDNIEMFFTNNDKESKVSCSSWHGKGKLNWTMFGCETVRINNTTIKCSCSHLTFFAVLMSPPDANITAQDLESLTYITYIGCGISMFFLSIALFMHFLLRKAKSNQATKILMNMFVALFLLNVSFLSNESVANTQDNAACVFIALLLHYSMLASFTWFFIQALHMYLWLLRHNVTITNYMRKITVLGWGELYALSS
- the LOC131523360 gene encoding adhesion G-protein coupled receptor G5-like isoform X2; translation: MQREALDNLESQMEEMEKSNKSSEAIVTEDGVGFLHVQAKNTETKDINICYSSDHAMVVDSQSDLNTSCSWLAKISKEAFDKSRLQNNGSAFVGVLRFKNLRNKNQTINQTVLNNEVYGITMRANISNLTDNIEMFFTNNDKESKVSCSSWHGKGKLNWTMFGCETVRINNTTIKCSCSHLTFFAVLMSPPDANITAQDLESLTYITYIGCGISMFFLSIALFMHFLLRKAKSNQATKILMNMFVALFLLNVSFLSNESVANTQDNAACVFIALLLHYSMLASFTWFFIQALHMYLWLLRHNVTITNYMRKITVLGWGELYALSS